A single region of the Nomia melanderi isolate GNS246 chromosome 12, iyNomMela1, whole genome shotgun sequence genome encodes:
- the LOC116426366 gene encoding uncharacterized protein LOC116426366 isoform X1, with translation MKYILILSLQLLCISFSSTREITHEDIKDAMLSLVHMMRENTEKLERHEARERQLGEQLKKTIAVLTKRVSTVDALKLQMTKLDEKVTGIEQLISQRDERERIQMQKTVDTLEDLESRLEGWLTDIENKVSEVNARPDVTPSPIDNVSVIVSKLNNTESLLMEGISKTESMLKSETMKLKEISNDQTGTIQALLTEIQDVNSRLSNLEISLEKVREHSQTMKKKLQESQFETISSIDQYARALPPMQKLLENVSEQIRELPRNNDIQALHNESQTLLQDAKHSLKDVVVERINNVEKKLIQTKNETKEIIRSLRMDSANNADRVNQELQNLEKGQSVMVSMADHVLDTKKRVEYGVHQILLEVGDLVKAQGININNTLNQRFDGISNDIMDNQNGALANLTTKMEQEMNQVWRQINVMYQQMTESTKVLEKLHEQNVEYVNGTTNTMDGMETKVGEITKRMAEVDTNLNYLLGRLSLVTQEFNQIKTGLGNALDNIKASFKEVQDKANDLTNPGPHPIPENYKEFSESDNNKPDGKPSPEIINHIFNTQIN, from the exons atgaaatatattttaatactgtCTTTGCAATTACTTTGCATCAGTTTTAGCAGTACTAGAGAAATCAC ACATGAAGATATTAAAGATGCAATGTTAAGTTTAGTACATATGATGCGAGAAAATACTGAAAAACTAGAAAGACACGAAGCAAGAGAACGTCAATTAGgggaacaattaaaaaagacaATTGCTGTTTTAACAAAACGTGTATCAACAGTTGATGCCCTCAAATTACAGATGACAAAACTTGATGAAAAAGTAACAGGAATCGAACAATTAATTTCACAG agaGACGAACGTGAAAGAATACAAATGCAAAAAACTGTTGATACTTTAGAAGATTTGGAAAGTCGCCTAGAAGGTTGGCTTacagatattgaaaataaagtgTCAGAAGTTAATGCACGACCAGATGTTACACCTTCACCCATTGACAATGTGTCTGTCATTGTCTCAAAACTTAATAATACAGAATCATTATTAAtggaaggaatttcaaaaactgAATCAATGTTAAAATCTGAAAcaatgaaattgaaagaaatttcgAATGATCAAACAGGAACGATACAAGCATTATTAACCGAG ATCCAGGATGTTAATTCAAGGCTTAGCAATCTTGagatttcattggaaaaagtTAGAGAACATTctcaaacaatgaaaaaaaagttACAAGAATCACAGTTCGAAACTATTTCTAGTATCGATCAATATGCAAGAGCTTTACCTCCTATGCAAAAACTTTTAGAAAATGTGTCTGAACAAATTAGAGAATTGCCAAg gAATAATGACATACAGGCTCTTCACAATGAATCACAAACGCTTTTACAAGATGCTAAACATTCTTTGAAAGATGttgttgttgaaagaattaacaatgtagaaaagaaattaatacagactaaaaatgaaacaaaagaaataataagatctcttag AATGGACTCTGCAAATAATGCTGATCGTGTAAATCAAGAACTACAAAATCTTGAAAAGGGACAATCTGTAATGGTTTCAATGGCTGATCATGTATTGGATACTAAAAAGAGAGTTGAGTATGGAGTACATCAAATTCTTTTAGAAGTAGGAGATTTAGTAAAAGCGCaaggtataaatattaataatactctAAACCAAAGATTTGATGGTATATCAAATGATATTATGGATAATCAGAATGGCGCTTTAGCAAATTTAACCACTAAAATGGAACAAGAAATGAATCAG gTATGGCGGCAAATAAATGTTATGTATCAACAAATGACAGAAAGTACaaaagtattagaaaaattacatgaacAAAATGTAGAATATGTTAATGGTACAACTAATACTATGGATGGAATGGAAACTAAG GTGGGCGAGATAACAAAACGTATGGCGGAAGTCGATACAAATTTGAATTATCTCTTAGGACGACTTTCACTCGTAACACaagaatttaatcaaataaaaacgGGATTAGGCAATGCATTAGATAATATTAAAGCCTCGTTTAAAGAAGTACAAGATAAAGCGAATGATTTAACGAATCCAGGACCACATCCCATAcctgaaaattataaagaatttagTGAATCTGACAATAATAAACCAGATGGTAAGCCTTCGCCAGAAATTAtcaatcatatttttaatactcaaatcaactaa
- the LOC116426366 gene encoding uncharacterized protein LOC116426366 isoform X2: MKYILILSLQLLCISFSSTREITHEDIKDAMLSLVHMMRENTEKLERHEARERQLGEQLKKTIAVLTKRVSTVDALKLQMTKLDEKVTGIEQLISQRDERERIQMQKTVDTLEDLESRLEGWLTDIENKVSEVNARPDVTPSPIDNVSVIVSKLNNTESLLMEGISKTESMLKSETMKLKEISNDQTGTIQALLTEIQDVNSRLSNLEISLEKVREHSQTMKKKLQESQFETISSIDQYARALPPMQKLLENVSEQIRELPRNNDIQALHNESQTLLQDAKHSLKDVVVERINNVEKKLIQTKNETKEIIRSLRMDSANNADRVNQELQNLEKGQSVMVSMADHVLDTKKRVEYGVHQILLEVGDLVKAQGININNTLNQRFDGISNDIMDNQNGALANLTTKMEQEMNQVWRQINVMYQQMTESTKVLEKLHEQNVEYVNGTTNTMDGMETKVGEITKRMAEVDTNLNYLLGRLSLVTQEFNQIKTGLGNALDNIKASFKEVQDKANDLTNPGPHPIPENYKEFSESDNNKPDVMKIK; encoded by the exons atgaaatatattttaatactgtCTTTGCAATTACTTTGCATCAGTTTTAGCAGTACTAGAGAAATCAC ACATGAAGATATTAAAGATGCAATGTTAAGTTTAGTACATATGATGCGAGAAAATACTGAAAAACTAGAAAGACACGAAGCAAGAGAACGTCAATTAGgggaacaattaaaaaagacaATTGCTGTTTTAACAAAACGTGTATCAACAGTTGATGCCCTCAAATTACAGATGACAAAACTTGATGAAAAAGTAACAGGAATCGAACAATTAATTTCACAG agaGACGAACGTGAAAGAATACAAATGCAAAAAACTGTTGATACTTTAGAAGATTTGGAAAGTCGCCTAGAAGGTTGGCTTacagatattgaaaataaagtgTCAGAAGTTAATGCACGACCAGATGTTACACCTTCACCCATTGACAATGTGTCTGTCATTGTCTCAAAACTTAATAATACAGAATCATTATTAAtggaaggaatttcaaaaactgAATCAATGTTAAAATCTGAAAcaatgaaattgaaagaaatttcgAATGATCAAACAGGAACGATACAAGCATTATTAACCGAG ATCCAGGATGTTAATTCAAGGCTTAGCAATCTTGagatttcattggaaaaagtTAGAGAACATTctcaaacaatgaaaaaaaagttACAAGAATCACAGTTCGAAACTATTTCTAGTATCGATCAATATGCAAGAGCTTTACCTCCTATGCAAAAACTTTTAGAAAATGTGTCTGAACAAATTAGAGAATTGCCAAg gAATAATGACATACAGGCTCTTCACAATGAATCACAAACGCTTTTACAAGATGCTAAACATTCTTTGAAAGATGttgttgttgaaagaattaacaatgtagaaaagaaattaatacagactaaaaatgaaacaaaagaaataataagatctcttag AATGGACTCTGCAAATAATGCTGATCGTGTAAATCAAGAACTACAAAATCTTGAAAAGGGACAATCTGTAATGGTTTCAATGGCTGATCATGTATTGGATACTAAAAAGAGAGTTGAGTATGGAGTACATCAAATTCTTTTAGAAGTAGGAGATTTAGTAAAAGCGCaaggtataaatattaataatactctAAACCAAAGATTTGATGGTATATCAAATGATATTATGGATAATCAGAATGGCGCTTTAGCAAATTTAACCACTAAAATGGAACAAGAAATGAATCAG gTATGGCGGCAAATAAATGTTATGTATCAACAAATGACAGAAAGTACaaaagtattagaaaaattacatgaacAAAATGTAGAATATGTTAATGGTACAACTAATACTATGGATGGAATGGAAACTAAG GTGGGCGAGATAACAAAACGTATGGCGGAAGTCGATACAAATTTGAATTATCTCTTAGGACGACTTTCACTCGTAACACaagaatttaatcaaataaaaacgGGATTAGGCAATGCATTAGATAATATTAAAGCCTCGTTTAAAGAAGTACAAGATAAAGCGAATGATTTAACGAATCCAGGACCACATCCCATAcctgaaaattataaagaatttagTGAATCTGACAATAATAAACCAGATG ttatgaaaataaaataa